One genomic segment of Streptomyces liangshanensis includes these proteins:
- a CDS encoding ABC transporter substrate-binding protein, with protein sequence MRRLGKGIRISRTSRRAAALGITCVLGAGAAAGCGSGASDGRTTLTVGVFGSFGFEEAGLYERYMTLHPDIAVRQTSIQRNENYYPQLLTHLGSGSGLADVQAVEVSNIAEVTATQAGKLVDLGATPGVDRGAFLPWKWAQATDRDGRTLGLGTDIGPQAICYRKDLFARAGLPTDRAAVGRLWAGDWGKYLAAGKRYRAKAPRGTAFVDSASGVMAAVTGSERYRFYDRRGKVVYRTSTTVRNAWRTAARFAASGLTAKLQQFTPAWDQGFANASFATVSCPAWMLGYIQDKAGAAGRDRWDVAAAPRPGNWGGSFLVVPRTGRHTKEAAALAAWLTAPAQQATLFAERGSFPSARAAYALPVVSGARHPYFGDAPIGRIFADAARNVPVQIVGPKDLLIAQNLSDVGMLQVDQKGTSPDDGWEAAVKAIDNALDL encoded by the coding sequence GTGCGCCGGCTCGGCAAGGGCATCCGGATCAGCCGTACGTCCCGTCGGGCGGCGGCCCTCGGGATCACCTGCGTCCTCGGGGCCGGGGCGGCGGCCGGCTGCGGGAGCGGGGCCTCCGACGGGCGGACGACCCTCACCGTCGGGGTCTTCGGGTCCTTCGGGTTCGAGGAAGCCGGCCTCTACGAGCGGTACATGACGCTCCATCCGGACATCGCCGTCCGGCAGACGTCCATCCAGCGCAACGAGAACTACTACCCGCAACTCCTCACCCACCTCGGCAGCGGCAGCGGACTCGCCGACGTCCAGGCCGTCGAGGTCAGCAACATCGCCGAGGTCACCGCCACGCAGGCCGGCAAGCTGGTCGACCTCGGCGCCACCCCCGGGGTGGACCGGGGCGCCTTCCTGCCGTGGAAGTGGGCGCAGGCCACCGACCGCGACGGCAGGACCCTCGGCCTCGGCACCGACATCGGGCCGCAGGCCATCTGCTACCGCAAGGACCTGTTCGCCCGCGCCGGCCTGCCCACCGACCGCGCGGCCGTGGGGCGGCTGTGGGCGGGCGACTGGGGGAAGTACCTGGCCGCGGGGAAGCGCTACCGGGCGAAGGCGCCCCGGGGCACGGCCTTCGTGGACTCGGCGAGCGGTGTGATGGCCGCGGTGACCGGCAGCGAGCGGTACCGCTTCTACGACCGGCGCGGCAAGGTCGTCTACCGCACGAGTACGACGGTACGGAACGCCTGGCGCACCGCCGCCCGTTTCGCGGCCTCGGGGCTGACCGCCAAGCTCCAGCAGTTCACGCCCGCGTGGGACCAGGGCTTCGCCAACGCGTCCTTCGCCACCGTCTCCTGCCCCGCCTGGATGCTCGGCTACATCCAGGACAAGGCCGGGGCGGCGGGCCGGGACCGGTGGGACGTGGCCGCCGCGCCGCGTCCCGGCAACTGGGGCGGCTCGTTCCTCGTGGTGCCGAGGACCGGGCGCCACACGAAGGAGGCCGCGGCGCTGGCCGCCTGGCTGACGGCCCCCGCCCAGCAGGCGACGCTCTTCGCCGAACGGGGCAGTTTCCCGAGCGCGCGGGCCGCGTACGCGCTGCCCGTGGTGTCCGGCGCCCGGCACCCGTACTTCGGCGACGCGCCCATCGGGCGGATCTTCGCCGACGCCGCGCGGAACGTCCCCGTACAGATCGTCGGACCGAAGGATCTGCTCATCGCCCAGAACCTGTCCGACGTCGGGATGCTCCAGGTCGACCAGAAGGGCACGTCCCCGGACGACGGCTGGGAGGCCGCCGTGAAGGCCATCGACAACGCGCTGGACCTGTGA
- a CDS encoding GntR family transcriptional regulator — MPRETPYLQVADALRTRIRAGEWALGEKLPSRARFAEEYGVGQSVAQRAMERLIIEGLLEGRAGSGTYVRRPRERLRMVRSRRRERRGGSPFLADMEERRRAGSWESRSNARVPAPEHIAERLAIEPGDPCVHTMYEFLGDGLPVQLSQSWEPMAITDGTPIVLPEMGPHAGAGVVERMRSIGVDIDTAVELPRPARATQEQANLLGISVGDLITEIERTYYDTEGRPVETADITVADVRWEIAYEIPIDPAT, encoded by the coding sequence ATGCCACGTGAGACGCCGTACTTGCAGGTCGCCGACGCGCTGCGGACCCGCATCAGGGCCGGCGAGTGGGCGCTGGGCGAGAAGCTGCCCAGCCGGGCCCGCTTCGCCGAGGAGTACGGGGTCGGCCAGTCCGTCGCGCAGCGCGCCATGGAGCGCCTCATCATCGAGGGCCTCCTCGAAGGCCGCGCCGGATCGGGTACGTACGTCAGGCGCCCGCGCGAGCGCCTGCGCATGGTCCGCTCCCGCCGCCGCGAACGCCGCGGCGGCAGCCCCTTCCTCGCGGACATGGAGGAGCGGCGCCGGGCCGGGTCGTGGGAGTCCCGCAGCAACGCCCGCGTACCGGCGCCCGAGCACATCGCGGAACGCCTCGCCATCGAGCCCGGGGACCCCTGCGTCCACACCATGTACGAGTTCCTGGGCGACGGCCTGCCCGTCCAGCTGTCCCAGTCCTGGGAGCCGATGGCCATCACCGACGGAACGCCGATCGTGCTCCCCGAGATGGGCCCGCACGCGGGCGCCGGGGTCGTCGAGCGGATGCGCTCCATCGGCGTCGACATCGACACGGCCGTGGAACTCCCGCGCCCGGCCCGCGCGACCCAGGAGCAGGCCAACCTCCTCGGCATCTCGGTGGGCGACCTCATCACGGAGATCGAGCGCACCTACTACGACACCGAAGGCCGCCCGGTCGAAACCGCGGACATCACCGTCGCGGACGTCCGCTGGGAGATCGCCTACGAAATCCCCATCGACCCTGCCACCTGA
- a CDS encoding GlxA family transcriptional regulator: MSQDSTAAPESARKLSGRRRREVVAVLLFSGGPIFESSIPLSVFGIDRQDAGVPRYRLLVCAGEEGPLRTTGGLELSAPYGLEAISRAGTVVVPAWRSITSPPPPEALDALRRAHEEGARIVGLCTGAFVLAAAGLLDGRPATTHWMYAPTLAKRYPSVHVDPRELFVDDGDVLTSAGTAAGIDLCLHIVRTDHGAEAAGALARRLVVPPRRSGGQERYLDRSLPEEIGSDPLAEVVAWALEHLHEQFDVETLAARAYMSRRTFDRRFRSLTGSAPLQWLITQRVLQAQRLLETSDYSVDEVAGRCGFRSPVALRGHFRRQLGSSPAAYRSAYRARRPQGEPVSHGVTETVVPAQASVQSRRTAAAAGAPGHASASAPVPDPGKPGSDLYAAGPARPSLPGQRSAP; encoded by the coding sequence ATGAGCCAGGACTCCACTGCCGCGCCGGAGTCGGCACGGAAGCTTTCCGGGCGCAGGCGCCGGGAAGTTGTCGCCGTGCTGCTTTTCAGCGGGGGGCCCATCTTCGAGAGTTCCATCCCCCTCTCCGTGTTCGGAATCGACCGCCAGGACGCCGGGGTTCCGCGCTACCGCCTGTTGGTCTGTGCCGGGGAGGAAGGACCGCTGCGGACCACCGGCGGACTCGAACTGAGCGCGCCGTACGGCCTGGAGGCCATCAGCAGAGCCGGCACGGTCGTCGTACCGGCGTGGCGGTCCATCACCTCGCCGCCGCCCCCGGAAGCGCTCGACGCGCTACGCCGGGCGCACGAGGAGGGCGCGCGGATCGTGGGCTTGTGCACCGGCGCGTTCGTGCTCGCCGCGGCGGGCCTGCTGGACGGCCGGCCGGCGACCACGCACTGGATGTACGCGCCGACGCTGGCGAAGCGCTACCCGTCCGTCCATGTGGATCCGCGCGAGCTGTTCGTCGACGACGGGGACGTGCTGACGTCCGCCGGCACGGCGGCCGGAATCGATCTGTGCCTGCACATAGTCCGGACGGACCACGGCGCCGAGGCCGCGGGCGCGCTCGCCCGCCGGCTGGTGGTGCCGCCGCGGCGCAGTGGTGGCCAGGAGCGCTATCTCGACCGGTCGCTGCCGGAGGAGATCGGCTCGGACCCGCTGGCCGAGGTGGTGGCCTGGGCGCTGGAGCATCTGCACGAGCAGTTCGACGTGGAGACGCTCGCGGCCCGCGCGTACATGAGCCGGCGGACCTTCGACCGGCGGTTCCGCTCGCTGACCGGCAGCGCGCCGCTCCAGTGGCTGATCACCCAGCGGGTGCTCCAGGCACAGCGGCTGCTGGAGACCTCGGACTACTCGGTCGACGAGGTGGCGGGCCGCTGCGGCTTCCGCTCCCCCGTCGCGCTGCGCGGCCACTTCCGGCGGCAGCTGGGGTCCTCCCCGGCGGCCTACCGCTCCGCCTACCGGGCGCGCCGCCCACAGGGCGAACCCGTGTCCCACGGGGTCACGGAGACGGTCGTACCGGCGCAGGCGTCCGTGCAGTCCCGGCGGACCGCGGCGGCGGCCGGCGCACCGGGTCACGCGTCGGCGTCGGCACCGGTGCCGGACCCGGGGAAGCCCGGTTCGGACCTGTACGCGGCAGGTCCGGCACGTCCGAGTCTGCCCGGCCAGCGGAGCGCCCCGTAG
- a CDS encoding carbohydrate ABC transporter permease: MAPVAGEVSVAAPPGAGYASLRDERRRARRSRRHRRDLRWSPYVFVAPFFTFFAVFGLFPLLYTGWAALHRVELTAPGRREWVGLRNFSRLLDDDFFWNALANTVTIGLLSTVPQLLIALGLAHLLDHRLRGSAFFRVAVLTPYATSVAAATLVFVLLFGRDHGLINWALGLAGLDAVDWQNGDWTSRIAVSTIVVWRWTGYNALIYLAAMQSVPGDLYESAALDGASRWQQFVHVTVPSLRPTILFTCVVSTIGATQLFGEPLLFNGGAGATGGVNHQYQTLGLYLYEQGWVNLHLGRASAIAWAMFLILLVVGAVNWLVARRLTGGGGER, encoded by the coding sequence GTGGCCCCGGTGGCCGGGGAGGTGTCCGTCGCCGCTCCCCCCGGGGCGGGGTACGCGTCCCTCCGGGACGAACGGCGGCGCGCGCGCCGCAGCCGTCGGCACCGCCGCGACCTGCGCTGGAGCCCGTACGTCTTCGTCGCCCCGTTCTTCACCTTCTTCGCCGTCTTCGGCCTCTTCCCCCTGCTCTACACCGGCTGGGCCGCGCTCCACCGCGTCGAACTCACCGCGCCCGGCCGGCGGGAGTGGGTGGGGCTGCGCAACTTCTCCCGGCTGCTCGACGACGACTTCTTCTGGAACGCGCTGGCCAACACCGTCACCATCGGGCTGCTCTCCACCGTCCCCCAACTGCTGATCGCGCTCGGCCTCGCGCACCTGCTCGATCACCGCCTGCGCGGCTCCGCGTTCTTCCGGGTCGCCGTGCTCACGCCGTACGCCACCTCGGTCGCCGCCGCGACCCTCGTCTTCGTGCTGCTCTTCGGCCGCGACCACGGGCTGATCAACTGGGCGCTGGGGCTGGCCGGTCTCGACGCGGTCGACTGGCAGAACGGCGACTGGACCTCCCGTATCGCCGTCTCCACGATCGTCGTCTGGCGGTGGACCGGCTACAACGCGCTGATCTACCTGGCGGCCATGCAGTCCGTCCCCGGTGACCTGTACGAGTCGGCGGCCCTGGACGGGGCGTCGCGGTGGCAGCAGTTCGTGCACGTCACCGTGCCGTCGCTGCGGCCGACCATCCTCTTCACGTGTGTGGTCTCGACGATCGGCGCCACCCAGTTGTTCGGCGAGCCGCTGCTCTTCAACGGCGGCGCGGGCGCGACGGGCGGGGTGAACCACCAGTACCAGACCCTCGGGCTCTACCTGTACGAGCAGGGCTGGGTGAACCTCCACCTCGGCCGGGCCTCGGCGATCGCCTGGGCGATGTTCCTGATCCTGCTGGTGGTCGGCGCGGTGAACTGGCTCGTCGCGCGGCGGTTGACCGGAGGGGGCGGGGAACGATGA
- the orn gene encoding oligoribonuclease yields the protein MNDRMVWIDCEMTGLSLTEDALIEVAALVTDSELNVLGDGVDIVIRPPDEALETMPEVVRQMHTTSGLLDELAAGTTLAAAEEQVLAYVREQVKEPGKAPLCGNTVGTDRGFLLRDMPTLEGYLHYRIVDVSSVKELARRWYPRAYFNSPEKNGNHRALADIRESIAELRYYREAVFVPQPGPDSETAKHIAAKHVLKAD from the coding sequence ATGAACGACCGCATGGTGTGGATCGACTGCGAGATGACCGGGCTCTCGTTGACGGAAGACGCACTCATCGAGGTGGCCGCGCTGGTCACCGACTCGGAACTGAACGTGCTCGGCGACGGCGTGGACATCGTGATCCGCCCGCCGGACGAGGCGCTGGAGACCATGCCCGAGGTGGTGCGGCAGATGCACACCACCTCGGGCCTGCTCGACGAGCTGGCGGCGGGTACGACGCTGGCGGCGGCCGAGGAACAGGTGCTGGCGTACGTCCGCGAGCAGGTCAAGGAGCCCGGCAAGGCGCCGCTGTGCGGGAACACGGTCGGCACCGACCGCGGGTTCCTCCTGCGGGACATGCCGACGCTGGAGGGCTACCTCCACTACCGGATCGTGGACGTGTCGTCGGTGAAGGAGCTGGCGCGGCGCTGGTACCCCCGGGCGTACTTCAACAGCCCGGAGAAGAACGGCAACCACCGCGCCCTGGCGGACATCCGCGAGTCCATCGCGGAGCTGCGCTACTACCGCGAGGCGGTCTTCGTCCCGCAGCCGGGCCCGGACTCGGAAACGGCCAAGCACATCGCGGCGAAGCACGTCCTCAAGGCGGACTGA